A stretch of the Perca fluviatilis chromosome 17, GENO_Pfluv_1.0, whole genome shotgun sequence genome encodes the following:
- the ppp1r3b gene encoding protein phosphatase 1 regulatory subunit 3B isoform X1 codes for MPIDMALPRYLSTEEFLYRTSTKTCRPSLSSCLRFEPSPVMDQTEPEDAPSSRDHSRKTKNSPAKKQVTFADHRGLSLTRVKLFSQFDDPIDIPVKVQSTLCSAASLAAQQDNKLALDFAQPSSDYLLFRQRLEVDYVCLEQCVLREKLLAGTVKVRNVSFEKRVKLRWTSDGWQSHADVDCEYMKDAYPSMHSDTFAFSVALPERLAPRQRVEFAVCYAVDGREYWDSNRGDNYCIVWASAKTNRRPNAADFGIHMERYGSPTCSHGLFPDWPSYAGYENTGPYY; via the exons ATGCCGATCGACATGGCGTTACCTCGGTACCTGTCCACGGAGGAGTTCCTCTACCGGACGTCTACTAAAACGTGCCGGCCGTCTCTCAGCTCGTGCCTGAGGTTCGAGCCTTCGCCCGTGATGGACCAGACGGAGCCTGAGGACGCCCCGTCCTCCCGGGACCACTCCAGGAAAACCAAGAA CAGCCCTGCCAAGAAGCAGGTGACGTTCGCCGACCACCGCGGCCTGTCCCTGACCAGAGTCAAGCTCTTCTCTCAGTTCGACGACCCCATCGACATTCCCGTGAAGGTCCAGTCGACGCTCTGCTCCGCCGCGTCCCTGGCGGCCCAGCAGGACAACAAGCTGGCGCTGGACTTCGCCCAGCCGTCCTCCGACTACCTGCTGTTCCGCCAGCGCCTGGAGGTGGACTACGTGTGCCTGGAGCAGTGCGTGCTGCGGGAGAAGCTGCTGGCCGGGACCGTCAAAGTCCGCAACGTTTCCTTCGAGAAGCGCGTGAAGCTGCGCTGGACGTCCGACGGCTGGCAGAGCCACGCCGACGTGGACTGCGAGTACATGAAGGACgcctatcccagcatgcacagCGACACCTTTGCCTTCAGCGTGGCGCTGCCCGAGCGGCTGGCGCCTCGGCAACGCGTGGAGTTCGCCGTCTGTTACGCGGTGGACGGACGGGAGTACTGGGACAGCAACCGGGGGGACAACTACTGCATCGTCTGGGCCTCGGCCAAGACCAACCGGCGCCCAAACGCCGCGGACTTCGGGATTCATATGGAGCGGTACGGCAGCCCCACCTGCTCACACGGGCTCTTCCCTGATTGGCCGAGTTACGCGGGCTACGAGAACACCGGCCCGTACTACTGA
- the ppp1r3b gene encoding protein phosphatase 1 regulatory subunit 3B isoform X2 yields MPIDMALPRYLSTEEFLYRTSTKTCRPSLSSCLRFEPSPVMDQTEPEDAPSSRDHSRKTKNPAKKQVTFADHRGLSLTRVKLFSQFDDPIDIPVKVQSTLCSAASLAAQQDNKLALDFAQPSSDYLLFRQRLEVDYVCLEQCVLREKLLAGTVKVRNVSFEKRVKLRWTSDGWQSHADVDCEYMKDAYPSMHSDTFAFSVALPERLAPRQRVEFAVCYAVDGREYWDSNRGDNYCIVWASAKTNRRPNAADFGIHMERYGSPTCSHGLFPDWPSYAGYENTGPYY; encoded by the exons ATGCCGATCGACATGGCGTTACCTCGGTACCTGTCCACGGAGGAGTTCCTCTACCGGACGTCTACTAAAACGTGCCGGCCGTCTCTCAGCTCGTGCCTGAGGTTCGAGCCTTCGCCCGTGATGGACCAGACGGAGCCTGAGGACGCCCCGTCCTCCCGGGACCACTCCAGGAAAACCAAGAA CCCTGCCAAGAAGCAGGTGACGTTCGCCGACCACCGCGGCCTGTCCCTGACCAGAGTCAAGCTCTTCTCTCAGTTCGACGACCCCATCGACATTCCCGTGAAGGTCCAGTCGACGCTCTGCTCCGCCGCGTCCCTGGCGGCCCAGCAGGACAACAAGCTGGCGCTGGACTTCGCCCAGCCGTCCTCCGACTACCTGCTGTTCCGCCAGCGCCTGGAGGTGGACTACGTGTGCCTGGAGCAGTGCGTGCTGCGGGAGAAGCTGCTGGCCGGGACCGTCAAAGTCCGCAACGTTTCCTTCGAGAAGCGCGTGAAGCTGCGCTGGACGTCCGACGGCTGGCAGAGCCACGCCGACGTGGACTGCGAGTACATGAAGGACgcctatcccagcatgcacagCGACACCTTTGCCTTCAGCGTGGCGCTGCCCGAGCGGCTGGCGCCTCGGCAACGCGTGGAGTTCGCCGTCTGTTACGCGGTGGACGGACGGGAGTACTGGGACAGCAACCGGGGGGACAACTACTGCATCGTCTGGGCCTCGGCCAAGACCAACCGGCGCCCAAACGCCGCGGACTTCGGGATTCATATGGAGCGGTACGGCAGCCCCACCTGCTCACACGGGCTCTTCCCTGATTGGCCGAGTTACGCGGGCTACGAGAACACCGGCCCGTACTACTGA